Proteins from a single region of Hordeum vulgare subsp. vulgare chromosome 6H, MorexV3_pseudomolecules_assembly, whole genome shotgun sequence:
- the LOC123403483 gene encoding uncharacterized protein At1g65710-like, whose translation MGLCFSKKQQDKPPPPLVTQPSAAAATTKPKKPAKVAAAAAVVAGDDNAKKAPQPRRASNAEEPAAAVKKAAPVVVKASKAVAGGEEEEKKEEARPVVVVAKGPMPVRTSSCTKEEVDAILIQCGRLSRSSSGKAPSGETGGGHRSKRSCDFDPAGAGGADEECDWEKNGVPVSRPSPHRGSPQRKRSGSRERTSGGSRRSSRSPGRRGEGGAPSATSAGSGAARQQPGKMVSVPAREKVRAPSPAAASGKRCASPRSSSPARVTAANENAGGGQKTAAQTPALSRSSSRKAEQSPLRRSPMAEIDENSLRNNNSSTNTKPQKKSTEIAVATPTRKTTERAKEQSSQKEKAEETIVTASETRAPSSKTTETRTVETPGRRSGRRSRRASRDFDQNPGLYASHLLEDIQHYHTSATATPGTPPSFTLPACVSKAQSIVDAVADLNSSSSESRAREPDRSVDDKASVNAAVRDDDLDAPSVHKYVSVRDIRGSGETELQESAGSNSLSGNLWTPSCESTDRTWSGSRSSNNGDEVVEQVTSHHGGARSPVNRPRQSKQRAAAQFEPSARSRAGSSGVNAHRGRSAHRGSGSVASGRSGVRGVSASS comes from the exons ATGGGGCTCTGTTTCAGCAAGAAGCAGCAGgacaagccgccgccgccgcttgtGACGCAGCCGAGCGCGGCTGCGGCCACCACCAAGCCCAAGAAGCCCGCCaaggtcgccgccgccgccgcggtggTCGCCGGCGATGACAATGCCAAGAAGGCGCCGCAGCCGAGGAGGGCGTCCAACGCGGAGGAGCCCGCTGCGGCCGTCAAGAAGGCGGCGCCGGTCGTCGTGAAGGCTAGCAAGGCGGTCGCtggcggggaggaggaggagaagaaggaggaggccagGCCGGTCGTGGTGGTGGCTAAGGGGCCGATGCCGGTGCGTACGTCCAGCTGCACCAAGGAGGAAGTGGACGCCATCCTCATCCAGTGCGGGCGGCTCAGCCGGAGCTCGTCCGGTAAGGCGCCGTCCGGCGAGACCGGGGGCGGCCACCGCTCCAAGAGGAGCTGCGACTTTGATCCAGCCGGGGCCGGTGGCGCGGACGAGGAGTGCGACTGGGAGAAGAACGGGGTCCCCGTGTCGAGGCCGTCGCCCCACCGGGGCTCGCCCCAGAGGAAGCGCTCGGGGAGCCGGGAGAGGACCAGCGGCGGGAGCCGTAGGTCGAGCCGATCGCCCGGACGGCGTGGCGAAGGAGGTGCGCCCTCTGCGACCTCGGCGGGCTCCGGCGCTGCCAGACAGCAGCCCGGGAAGATGGTCTCCGTTCCGGCGAGGGAGAAGGTGCGCGCCCCGTCGCCCGCGGCCGCGTCCGGGAAGAGGTGCGCGTCTCCGCGATCGAGCTCGCCTGCGAGGGTGACCGCGGCCAATGAGAATGCTGGAGGGGGACAGAAGACGGCGGCGCAAACGCCGGCGCTGAGCCGGAGCTCGTCAAGGAAGGCCGAGCAGTCGCCGCTCCGGCGCAGTCCCATGGCCGAGATCGACGAGAACTCCCTCCGAAATAACAACAGCAGCACCAACACCAAGCCCCAGAAG AAATCGACGGAGATTGCCGTCGCCACCCCGACCCGGAAGACCACGGAGCGCGCAAAGGAGCAGAGTTCTcagaaggagaaggcggaggagACCATCGTTACGGCGTCGGAGACGAGAGCACCGTCGTCCAAGACCACCGAGACGCGCACGGTCGAGACCCCCGGCCGGAGGTCAGGCCGCCGGTCGCGCAGGGCGTCGCGCGACTTCGACCAGAACCCCGGCTTGTACGCCAGCCATCTCCTCGAGGACATCCAGCACTACCACACCTCCGCTACGGCCACCCCCGGAACGCCACCATCCTTCACGCTACCGGCCTGCGTCTCCAAGGCGCAGTCCATCGTCGACGCCGTCGCCGACCTCAACTCCTCATCGTCGGAGAGCCGCGCCCGCGAGCCCGATCGGAGCGTGGACGACAAGGCCTCTGTCAACGCGGCGGTCCGCGACGACGACCTTGACGCGCCGAGCGTGCACAAGTACGTGTCGGTGCGGGACATCCGTGGCAGCGGGGAGACGGAGCTGCAGGAGTCCGCGGGGAGTAACAGCCTCTCCGGCAACCTCTGGACGCCGTCGTGCGAGTCCACGGACCGGACGTGGAGCGGCTCACGGTCGTCGAACAATGGCGACGAGGTCGTCGAGCAGGTCACTAGCCACCACGGTGGCGCGCGCAGCCCGGTGAACCGGCCCAGGCAGAGCAAGCAGAGGGCGGCTGCGCAGTTTGAGCCAAGCGCCCGGTCGCGCGCCGGCAGCTCCGGCGTCAATGCGCACCGTGGACGCAGCGCTCACCGCGGCAGCGGCAGCGTGGCGAGCGGCCGATCGGGCGTCCGTGGCGTGTCGGCGAGCTCGTAG